CTGTTTCTTCCCAGCTAAATGGAGGGCAATTATCCAAAGCAACCATCTTTCCATGGATTCTATAGATTGGAGGTCTTTCTGCCTTTATGTGGAGGTCTGATGCCTCCTTTTCTATCATTATAGAAAGAAGCTCATTAAATTCCATCTAATTAGGATACAAATAAGTTTGGTTTTTTGCAAGCAAAATCTAACGCTTGTATGTGTTCATTGGACATTGGGTTTTATTCTTTGGCTTTTCTAATAGCATCTATCACATCTATTGCCCTCTTTGCTTTTGCTACATCATGAACCCTTACAATATTTGCACCCTTTAAAATAGAGTAACAAACAGATGCTAGAGTTCCCTCAAGCCTTTCTGATGTAGGAAGGTTTAATATTTGACCAATAAAGGATTTTCTTGATCCACCAATCAATATGGGCTTTTCTAAAACCTTTAACCTATCCAATTCCTTAATTATTATAAGATTATGGGATAGGGTCTTTCCAAATCCAATACCAGGGTCTATGATTATTTGGGAAATTCCAGCCTCCTCCCCTATTTTTATCCCCTCCTTAAGATAGCTTATAATCTCTTTAAATAGGTTGACATAGGTTGGATTATCCTGCATATCCTTTGGCGTTCCCTTAATGTGCATAATTACACAACCAGCATTAAATTTTGCAATTGTCTCTGCCATATTAGGTGAAAACCTAAGACCACTTATATCATTTATTATATTTGCACCCTCTTTAAGACACTCTTCTGCAACTTTGGAAGAATATGTATCTATTGAAATTGGAATGTTAATTTTACCAACAAGGGCTTTTAATACAGGAATTACCCTTTTCTTCTCCTCCTTTTCTGATACAGGAAGAGAGCCTGGCCTTGTTGATTGTCCTCCTATATCAATAATATCAGCTCCTTCGGAAGCCATCTTAAAGGCATAATCAATAGCCTTTTCTTTTTCTAAATATAGCCCACCATCTGAAAATGAATCTGGGGTTATATTTAAGATTCCCATAATATGGGTTTTTTCTGAAAGATTGAGGGTATATTCGCCTAATGTAATCTTCAATTAAGGTTAAGGTTTAGATATATGTTTGTCTGTTTTAAAATTCATCCGACCTAATAAAAAATCAAATCTCAAAAATACACTTTTAATTTGTTATCAAGCTACTTTCCATTGTAAAGAAAGCCTACGACTTGAAGCGGCACAATCTCGCAAATAGAGATTAATTAAAGTTTGATATGGGATTTCCGCTTCTTCTGAAAGTTTTTTGAAATACTTAATTGTTTCCTCATCAAGCCTTATTGTAACCTGTCGTTTAAGACGGCTAGCATAAGGATTTCTTTTTGCTTTTGAAAAGTCATATTCTTTTCTCATTTTTTCACCACCTTTTCCAATATTGCTTCTGTTCTAAGCGAGTTGCTTTGCGAACAGATATGATTCTTATTATTGCATCATTTTTACGATAACAGTGACAGACAACCAGAATGCGAAGATTGGAACTTAAACCTAAAAGTATAAATCTATCTTCTTCATCTGAATGGTCGGGATCATCTAGAAGCAAGGCATTTTCATCAGAAAATACTGTTTGAGCTTCTTCAAAAGATACTCCATGTTTTCTTTTATTTAGAGAATTTTTATTTTTGTCCCATTCAAAGGAAATATTTACCACATAACTACATTATAACTACATTATAATATTTGTCAACAACATTTTTGTTTTTGTAGTTACAATAAATCTCAAATGCCATTTCAATTTGTTAGGATTCGGACATTGAGATTTTATTTGTCATTGGGATTTATTTTTTATTCTTTGAGTTTCTTTCATTGCTTTACCCTGTCTGGATAAGCACATAGTTATTTCTTAATATTAAGGACATATTTATGACCCGAGGGTCCTTCGCTTCCTGCACTATTAGAAACCTCCAAGAAAAACCTTCCCTTTCCCGACCAACCTAGCTTTGCTGTTTTTATGCCTTTTGTTTGGGACAAAAGATTAAGCTTGTCATTATAAAGCTTTAATGATGGCTTAAGATTTGGGCTTTCATCAGATGCTATAACCTCAATTTGAAAGCTTCCATAATCCTTCATTTCAAGGCTATACCAATCAACATCAACGGGCTTTATAGGAACTCCGTCCCAAATAGAAGCAGGCATCCTCATTTCTGTAAGGACAGTTGCTGCTGAAGCGTCATTATTTGGTTCATATCTATCGGGAAATGCGGGTTTTTCTCCCTTTTGGAATATATATGCAAGCCAAAGTGAATCCTTATTAACAGCAATCGTAGGAATCCTCTCTTCTTCACCTGGTCTCTTCAGGATAATCTCTATCTCCATATCATCCTCTAATATATTAACAAAGAAATTTTGGGATGTTGCCATCTTGTTTCTTCCAC
The bacterium genome window above contains:
- a CDS encoding BrnT family toxin, whose protein sequence is MVNISFEWDKNKNSLNKRKHGVSFEEAQTVFSDENALLLDDPDHSDEEDRFILLGLSSNLRILVVCHCYRKNDAIIRIISVRKATRLEQKQYWKRW
- the folP gene encoding dihydropteroate synthase — translated: MKITLGEYTLNLSEKTHIMGILNITPDSFSDGGLYLEKEKAIDYAFKMASEGADIIDIGGQSTRPGSLPVSEKEEKKRVIPVLKALVGKINIPISIDTYSSKVAEECLKEGANIINDISGLRFSPNMAETIAKFNAGCVIMHIKGTPKDMQDNPTYVNLFKEIISYLKEGIKIGEEAGISQIIIDPGIGFGKTLSHNLIIIKELDRLKVLEKPILIGGSRKSFIGQILNLPTSERLEGTLASVCYSILKGANIVRVHDVAKAKRAIDVIDAIRKAKE
- a CDS encoding BrnA antitoxin family protein, whose amino-acid sequence is MRKEYDFSKAKRNPYASRLKRQVTIRLDEETIKYFKKLSEEAEIPYQTLINLYLRDCAASSRRLSLQWKVA